A window from Saprospiraceae bacterium encodes these proteins:
- a CDS encoding histidine kinase has product MKISLSDIQKKIFFHISLWGLWLYLTLSNVNDADFNNRFVLIASLIIFTHLPLFVFNTEWLIPNVLHKKGVNYYFWSLIAAIVLISFVHSFIFHTVNDMLGVEMKRGYKSYKGIIAIILVAAISTGYGLLNDFAQQSRIKEEKEKEKLQSELSFLRSQISPHFIFNVLNSIIFLIRSNTQLAEAVTLKLSELMRYMLYETGNERITLEKELSYLNNYIDLQKIRFDEDVLIEYKVEGDPKNLIIEPMLLIPFVENAFKHGVGLIQDPSISVFVKIKDADLEFSVRNKITPETASEKDTSTGIGLKNVERRLTLIYPQTHQLTTSSHGGDFDVLLKLSLK; this is encoded by the coding sequence ATGAAGATAAGTCTGTCCGATATTCAAAAAAAAATATTCTTCCACATCAGTTTGTGGGGATTATGGTTATATCTGACTTTATCCAATGTCAATGACGCTGATTTCAACAACAGGTTTGTACTCATTGCTTCTTTGATCATTTTTACACATTTGCCATTGTTTGTTTTTAATACAGAATGGCTTATACCCAATGTACTTCATAAAAAAGGGGTCAATTATTATTTTTGGTCCCTGATTGCTGCCATTGTTCTGATAAGTTTTGTGCATAGCTTCATTTTCCACACAGTCAATGATATGCTTGGGGTAGAGATGAAACGAGGGTATAAATCTTATAAAGGTATCATAGCTATCATACTTGTAGCAGCAATAAGTACCGGTTATGGTTTGCTCAACGATTTTGCTCAGCAGTCAAGGATTAAGGAAGAGAAAGAAAAGGAAAAACTTCAGTCAGAACTTTCCTTTTTAAGGTCTCAGATCAGTCCGCATTTTATTTTTAATGTGCTGAATAGTATCATTTTTCTGATCAGGTCCAATACTCAACTTGCCGAAGCTGTGACATTAAAGCTTTCAGAACTCATGAGATACATGCTCTATGAGACAGGCAATGAACGTATTACATTAGAAAAAGAATTGTCCTATCTGAATAATTATATAGATTTGCAAAAAATCCGTTTCGATGAGGATGTGCTTATTGAATATAAGGTGGAAGGTGATCCTAAAAATTTAATTATTGAGCCAATGCTTTTGATTCCATTTGTTGAAAATGCTTTTAAACATGGTGTCGGATTGATACAAGATCCTTCTATTTCAGTTTTTGTAAAAATCAAGGATGCTGATCTCGAATTTTCAGTCAGAAATAAAATCACGCCTGAAACTGCCAGTGAAAAGGATACAAGTACCGGCATAGGTCTTAAGAATGTAGAGCGCCGGCTTACCCTGATTTATCCGCAAACGCACCAATTGACCACATCTTCCCATGGAGGCGACTTTGATGTATTATTGAAACTTTCTTTAAAGTGA